Proteins encoded in a region of the Paenibacillus sp. W2I17 genome:
- a CDS encoding GNAT family N-acetyltransferase has product MQIQEISVWNHDDLVAMLAESSSEGFRHIERLIHEYETGINTFEQEDEALFECRMQDKVVGICGLNRDPYSEVTDTGRIRRLYVMREFRRHGVGRRLMDAVIQKAENHYARLVLYTDQPVAGSFYHNLGFREVTGMEKITHVLELGEKEDGSY; this is encoded by the coding sequence ATGCAGATACAGGAGATATCGGTATGGAATCATGACGATTTAGTGGCGATGCTGGCCGAAAGCTCCAGTGAGGGGTTCAGACATATCGAGCGATTAATCCATGAATATGAAACAGGAATTAATACATTCGAGCAAGAAGATGAAGCGCTTTTTGAATGCAGAATGCAAGATAAGGTGGTTGGGATCTGCGGTCTGAACAGAGATCCTTATTCTGAAGTGACTGATACCGGAAGAATTCGCAGGCTTTATGTGATGAGAGAATTTCGAAGACATGGGGTTGGGCGCAGGCTGATGGATGCGGTTATTCAAAAAGCGGAAAATCATTACGCTCGACTGGTTCTGTACACGGATCAACCGGTTGCTGGATCTTTTTATCACAACTTGGGATTTAGAGAAGTGACGGGTATGGAGAAGATAACGCATGTACTGGAATTGGGGGAGAAGGAAGATGGATCATATTAA
- a CDS encoding glycosyltransferase family 1 protein, with protein MMRLALFTDTYLPETNGVAGTLHRLSNHLNRRRIEHLLFTPNSVIEGSHETQVRSIANIPFFLYPECRIALPNRADTHKQLQTFQPDLLHIATPFNMGLLGLRYALKHHLPHVVSYHTHFDRYLEYYRLKSMIPLYWKYIQWFHRACDATLTPSQETLNTLQTQGIQRLKLWSRGIDCNLYSPDKRSSDIRERYRITAPLILLYVGRIAPEKDIATLTTTMQQLPQEMQSRVHWIIVGDGPSLPKMRLQSPSNVTFTGYKHGEELAVMYASADLFVFPSSTETFGNVVLEAMASGLPVVAANAGGVKDLISHHRNGVLFEPGQPDALIREICLWGNHVNQLRMMGLEGRNLAEQRSWEHIFDTLIGDYEEAIEHRNRKTKDRIITA; from the coding sequence ATGATGCGCCTGGCCTTGTTCACAGACACCTATCTTCCGGAAACCAATGGTGTTGCTGGCACGCTCCACCGCTTGAGTAACCATCTGAACCGCAGAAGAATTGAACATCTGCTGTTTACTCCGAACTCCGTCATTGAAGGAAGCCATGAGACTCAAGTCAGATCGATTGCCAACATCCCTTTTTTTCTGTATCCCGAATGCCGCATTGCTCTACCCAACAGAGCAGACACTCACAAGCAGCTACAGACCTTTCAACCCGATCTGCTGCATATCGCCACACCTTTTAATATGGGGCTGCTTGGTCTGAGGTATGCGCTCAAACACCATCTTCCGCATGTTGTCTCCTACCATACCCACTTCGATCGTTATCTCGAATACTACCGGTTGAAAAGTATGATTCCTCTCTACTGGAAGTATATCCAGTGGTTCCACCGTGCCTGTGATGCAACCCTAACTCCATCGCAGGAAACGTTAAACACCCTGCAAACCCAAGGCATTCAGCGTCTGAAACTTTGGTCTCGCGGGATTGATTGCAACCTGTACTCCCCTGATAAACGCAGCTCGGATATCCGTGAACGATACCGCATCACCGCTCCCCTTATTCTACTCTACGTTGGACGCATTGCCCCGGAAAAAGATATCGCTACGCTCACGACTACCATGCAGCAGCTGCCCCAGGAAATGCAGTCCCGTGTACACTGGATTATCGTTGGCGACGGCCCATCTCTCCCCAAAATGCGTCTGCAATCCCCATCCAATGTCACCTTTACAGGCTATAAGCATGGCGAAGAACTTGCTGTTATGTATGCTTCGGCAGATCTGTTTGTGTTTCCTTCCTCTACGGAGACATTTGGCAATGTGGTACTGGAAGCGATGGCTTCAGGACTCCCTGTGGTGGCGGCCAATGCCGGAGGTGTAAAGGATCTGATATCCCACCACCGCAATGGTGTATTATTCGAGCCAGGTCAGCCCGATGCACTGATTCGGGAGATATGTCTCTGGGGAAATCACGTGAACCAATTGAGGATGATGGGACTGGAAGGCAGAAACCTGGCTGAGCAGCGGTCATGGGAGCATATTTTTGATACACTAATCGGGGATTATGAGGAAGCTATAGAACATCGGAACAGAAAAACGAAAGATCGAATTATTACAGCGTAA
- a CDS encoding YHYH domain-containing protein produces MKKVVIVILSLVVLVGVSSSAYAHPGRLDKNGGHNCSAKSKQKGLCTGYHYHKKKK; encoded by the coding sequence ATGAAAAAGGTTGTTATCGTAATCCTGTCTCTTGTCGTACTTGTTGGTGTATCCTCTTCCGCTTATGCTCATCCAGGCAGACTGGATAAGAACGGTGGACATAACTGTTCAGCCAAATCCAAACAAAAGGGTCTGTGCACGGGTTATCACTATCACAAAAAGAAAAAATGA
- a CDS encoding Cof-type HAD-IIB family hydrolase, giving the protein MIRAVFFDVDGTLLSEIDRSLSPRTAESIRDLIRKGVQVVLVTGRPYNLCEEFRNLGIDTIISANGALIKAGDEVIHKSVLSAQMVRTFSEFAELQGHSISYFTESFDTNGLCTADGRVTDALRDTLGLMDFPQKINTLEQDVYCICLYADEAETEKFQSRFPSLRFVRFHPYVVNVLEASEVSKSIAAENVLDYLKISREDTMAFGDGENDVDMLVYAGIGIAMGNGGERIKQSADYVTLRASEDGVTHALKQFKIL; this is encoded by the coding sequence TTGATTAGAGCTGTGTTCTTTGATGTGGATGGTACATTGCTGAGCGAAATAGATCGGAGTTTATCACCGCGTACAGCTGAGTCGATCCGGGATTTGATTCGTAAAGGCGTTCAAGTCGTACTCGTCACAGGCAGGCCCTATAATTTATGCGAAGAATTCAGAAATCTCGGAATCGATACGATCATTTCGGCTAACGGAGCATTGATCAAAGCAGGTGATGAAGTGATACATAAGTCTGTACTTTCAGCACAGATGGTTAGAACATTTAGTGAGTTTGCCGAGTTGCAGGGGCACAGTATTTCATATTTTACAGAGTCATTTGATACGAACGGGTTGTGTACAGCAGATGGTCGTGTTACTGACGCCTTAAGAGATACGCTTGGACTCATGGATTTCCCGCAGAAAATCAACACGTTGGAACAGGACGTATATTGCATTTGTTTATATGCGGATGAAGCGGAGACGGAGAAATTCCAATCCAGATTTCCTTCCCTACGATTCGTGAGATTCCATCCGTATGTAGTGAATGTGCTGGAAGCGAGCGAAGTCAGCAAATCTATAGCCGCAGAGAATGTTCTCGACTACCTGAAGATATCCAGAGAGGACACAATGGCCTTTGGCGATGGGGAGAATGACGTGGATATGCTAGTGTATGCGGGAATCGGAATTGCAATGGGAAATGGCGGAGAACGAATTAAACAAAGCGCCGATTATGTCACACTGCGGGCAAGTGAAGATGGGGTCACCCATGCATTAAAGCAATTTAAGATTTTATGA
- a CDS encoding DUF3298 and DUF4163 domain-containing protein: protein MLKYRIERKKLRWINYLLITVLIAIILPSSHVEAGSTITVKTKVEYYKGQPYIHLTGGKKSVTDKLNKTFKLHAVKAARLDKEEKKSNKNYFYITMASVKYNAKEKLSVVYEDHVYTGGAHGMDATNSYNYDLRTGKELKLSEYVKDDTQMEKVEKSISNSLLAMYNAGVSIFEENIYDFQLDQTSEFFFYDQGIVIRFYPYEVAPYAKGFVDIKVPFSKFNQ, encoded by the coding sequence ATGTTGAAATATAGAATCGAAAGAAAAAAATTGAGATGGATAAATTACCTGTTGATCACTGTACTGATTGCTATAATTCTTCCGAGTAGTCATGTAGAGGCAGGCAGCACGATTACAGTGAAAACGAAGGTCGAATATTACAAAGGACAGCCATACATACATCTAACAGGTGGAAAGAAATCTGTGACGGATAAGTTGAACAAGACATTTAAACTCCACGCAGTGAAAGCAGCTCGCCTGGACAAAGAAGAAAAGAAATCAAACAAAAATTATTTCTACATCACCATGGCCAGTGTAAAATACAATGCAAAAGAAAAGTTATCTGTGGTATATGAAGATCATGTGTACACTGGCGGAGCACATGGAATGGATGCGACAAATTCATATAACTATGATTTAAGAACGGGGAAAGAACTGAAGCTAAGCGAGTATGTTAAAGATGATACTCAGATGGAGAAGGTAGAGAAATCAATCTCCAACAGTCTATTAGCCATGTATAATGCAGGAGTTTCTATTTTTGAAGAAAATATTTATGATTTTCAGCTTGATCAAACATCTGAATTCTTTTTCTATGATCAAGGGATCGTCATCCGATTCTATCCTTATGAGGTTGCACCCTACGCTAAAGGGTTTGTAGATATCAAAGTCCCGTTCAGTAAATTCAACCAATAG
- a CDS encoding zinc dependent phospholipase C family protein, with product MPLPMVHLNIANLIADSLQMQADRGSFYLGNIAPDSIHMREGTTRDDKEYTHFNPKDNGDYVGELKDLYSSYMQQLNDEGWKWFVRGYFMHVLTDYYWFRSVHPEFVERVNKVDQHTGSSRSKDELARLYYQETDQIDFNLYQGSSWSEEVWQVLNSSPGYDMTGRLTADEIVRWRDHTFSFLNGEEPGITPEFITGERVQVFVEETVERLISMLSSWDPELRNLI from the coding sequence ATGCCGTTACCTATGGTTCATCTCAATATTGCTAATCTGATTGCAGACTCGCTGCAAATGCAGGCTGATCGAGGTTCATTCTATCTGGGGAATATCGCCCCAGATTCCATACATATGCGCGAAGGTACAACCAGAGATGATAAGGAATACACCCATTTCAACCCGAAAGATAATGGAGATTACGTTGGTGAACTGAAGGATCTCTACTCAAGCTATATGCAACAACTTAACGATGAAGGATGGAAGTGGTTTGTGCGAGGATACTTTATGCATGTGCTGACAGACTATTACTGGTTCCGGAGTGTGCATCCCGAATTCGTCGAACGGGTCAACAAGGTAGACCAACATACAGGCAGTAGCAGATCGAAGGATGAACTGGCGCGTTTATATTACCAGGAGACGGACCAGATCGATTTCAATCTCTATCAAGGTTCAAGTTGGAGCGAAGAGGTATGGCAGGTGCTCAACAGTTCACCGGGTTATGACATGACGGGTCGTTTAACTGCTGATGAGATTGTACGCTGGCGGGACCACACGTTTTCTTTTCTTAATGGGGAAGAACCGGGAATTACTCCTGAGTTCATCACGGGTGAGAGAGTTCAGGTATTTGTGGAAGAGACCGTAGAGCGACTGATCTCTATGTTGTCTTCATGGGACCCGGAGTTACGTAACTTGATATGA
- a CDS encoding PH domain-containing protein: protein MIDMKRHHPLTMLWSLWKRIKNWFAIVLFLFVFRQGSESQWIFYGRIAFYVGVSISILSIILKWFTSRYAADDTAFHIYSGVFNRTRRTIPYTKVQNVNRHTTLFHRLFRVTSIRFETGIKGEDATFQLHVVSLSEAEQLEKIVAGHMAEEAETAGATEEHDTLDAVQAMEEREAQSEPFITDEVMSLPAKEKQERVVHYHSTRKDIFKASFTSLSFLVLIPVLATLYSWVKDFFPDEEVTESLLLTWLDSWWIAGLMILVLLIISIALGIVRTFVKYGNFQITSDAKRIYISKGMMEQTSFSILKERVQAVKITQSPMKRLLGLAEVELTTAGSLGESEQEVNSLYPFLPVKQAYTLIEEILPSYRVTQEMEKLPRISLWLRLLKPSWGWIMITGLLWYFKPLVFGQKHAWWMISAILLVWIATCRVMDFFHTRYILHQNFIQLRTGALTSTLFISKREKVIEVQITRNVLQRWFGVASIHTVNRAKPVLHHRAHDISLDTAKSFQSWYMGRTQDVQTR, encoded by the coding sequence ATGATCGATATGAAGCGACATCATCCATTAACCATGCTGTGGAGCTTGTGGAAACGGATAAAGAATTGGTTCGCCATCGTCCTTTTTTTGTTTGTTTTCCGTCAGGGCTCGGAGTCCCAATGGATATTCTATGGAAGAATCGCTTTTTATGTAGGTGTCTCCATTAGCATCTTGTCCATTATCCTGAAGTGGTTCACCTCGCGTTATGCAGCAGACGATACAGCCTTTCATATCTATAGTGGTGTGTTTAACCGTACCCGAAGAACGATACCTTATACGAAGGTCCAGAATGTGAATCGTCATACAACGCTGTTTCATCGTTTATTCAGGGTGACGTCGATTCGATTCGAGACCGGAATTAAGGGAGAAGATGCTACCTTTCAGTTACACGTTGTTTCACTTTCCGAAGCGGAACAGCTGGAGAAAATTGTAGCAGGTCATATGGCTGAAGAAGCAGAAACAGCAGGAGCAACAGAGGAACATGATACGTTGGATGCGGTTCAGGCTATGGAAGAGAGAGAGGCGCAATCCGAACCTTTTATAACTGATGAAGTCATGTCTCTACCTGCAAAAGAAAAACAGGAACGGGTTGTTCATTATCATTCCACCCGCAAGGACATATTCAAAGCATCCTTTACCTCGCTTAGTTTTCTCGTACTGATTCCGGTCCTGGCTACGCTCTATTCCTGGGTGAAGGACTTCTTCCCTGATGAAGAAGTAACGGAGAGTTTGTTGTTAACCTGGCTCGATTCTTGGTGGATTGCCGGTTTGATGATTTTAGTTTTATTGATTATATCTATTGCTCTGGGCATAGTCAGAACCTTCGTAAAGTATGGCAATTTCCAGATCACCTCGGATGCCAAGCGGATCTATATCTCGAAGGGCATGATGGAGCAAACGTCATTTTCAATCCTGAAAGAACGAGTCCAGGCCGTCAAAATTACACAGTCACCGATGAAAAGGCTGCTTGGACTGGCGGAAGTAGAGCTGACCACTGCAGGTAGTCTGGGAGAATCCGAGCAGGAGGTGAACTCGCTCTATCCCTTCTTGCCTGTGAAGCAAGCCTATACCCTGATTGAGGAGATCCTGCCATCCTATCGGGTTACGCAAGAGATGGAAAAGCTCCCACGAATATCACTATGGCTGCGCCTGCTCAAACCAAGCTGGGGGTGGATCATGATCACGGGTTTATTGTGGTACTTCAAACCATTGGTGTTTGGGCAGAAACATGCCTGGTGGATGATTTCCGCGATTCTCCTCGTGTGGATTGCAACATGCAGAGTGATGGACTTTTTCCATACCCGATACATTCTGCATCAGAATTTCATTCAACTTCGAACCGGTGCGCTCACGTCAACACTCTTCATCTCCAAACGTGAGAAAGTCATCGAAGTGCAGATCACCCGTAATGTGTTACAGCGTTGGTTCGGTGTGGCTTCCATTCATACGGTAAACCGCGCCAAACCAGTACTGCATCATCGGGCACATGACATTTCCCTGGATACGGCCAAATCATTTCAATCATGGTACATGGGACGTACCCAAGATGTTCAGACCCGTTAA
- a CDS encoding HAD family hydrolase, which produces MDHIKAVIFDLDNTILNRTMTFDGFARSLIKTYFAHLESTEDILKRIIELDEDGYKDKPFLFNELLHELPWAEHPPHAELMEFYGREYVRSSVLMEQAREVVQHLRGKYQTGLITNGQTDIQYGKIDQLGIREDYDHIIVSEEAGVKKPDPRIFQLALDHFGLRPEQCIYIGDHPVNDIEGAASVGMSTIWMKVNQPWQDSITSGPLHTIEHLSELKELL; this is translated from the coding sequence ATGGATCATATTAAAGCCGTTATTTTTGATTTGGACAATACAATTCTGAACAGAACGATGACCTTTGACGGCTTCGCTCGGAGTTTGATTAAAACCTATTTTGCCCATCTTGAGTCCACGGAGGATATTCTCAAAAGAATCATTGAGCTCGATGAAGATGGTTATAAGGACAAACCCTTTCTGTTCAACGAGTTGCTGCATGAACTGCCTTGGGCAGAGCATCCACCACATGCAGAACTGATGGAGTTCTATGGCAGAGAGTATGTGCGAAGTTCAGTTCTGATGGAACAGGCGCGAGAAGTCGTTCAGCATCTTCGTGGGAAATACCAAACTGGGTTAATCACCAATGGGCAGACCGATATTCAGTATGGAAAAATCGATCAACTCGGTATCCGGGAGGATTACGACCATATTATTGTTTCAGAAGAGGCAGGAGTCAAAAAGCCCGACCCACGCATATTTCAGCTTGCGCTCGATCATTTCGGTCTAAGACCAGAGCAATGCATTTACATTGGCGATCATCCCGTGAACGATATTGAAGGAGCAGCAAGCGTAGGCATGAGCACCATCTGGATGAAGGTCAACCAGCCGTGGCAGGACAGCATTACGTCGGGTCCTTTACATACGATTGAGCATCTAAGTGAGCTAAAGGAATTGCTGTAG
- a CDS encoding PH domain-containing protein, whose product MSIQWNTPEQRLSPHAVNLWRISAIIWNVIGFLILAVLLILDSIYGWKTWIGWILWGVTAISVLYAVWDIFIQPSWLYKHWYYDVNEEFLQLKRGALTKVHQIIPMAKVQSVTTNQGPLMRKYGLYSVSVGTMGSSHEIPALPEEVALALRHQIASYARINEVDE is encoded by the coding sequence ATGTCAATCCAGTGGAATACACCCGAGCAACGGCTGTCCCCTCATGCGGTAAACTTGTGGAGAATTAGCGCCATCATATGGAATGTAATAGGTTTCCTGATCCTTGCCGTACTGTTAATACTCGACTCCATCTATGGATGGAAGACGTGGATTGGTTGGATTTTGTGGGGCGTTACGGCCATATCTGTGCTCTATGCGGTGTGGGATATTTTCATCCAGCCGTCATGGTTATACAAGCATTGGTACTATGATGTGAATGAGGAGTTCCTGCAACTGAAGCGTGGGGCGCTAACCAAGGTACATCAGATCATCCCCATGGCGAAAGTGCAATCGGTTACAACAAATCAGGGGCCTTTAATGCGAAAATATGGACTCTATTCCGTATCGGTTGGCACGATGGGTTCATCGCATGAAATCCCGGCCTTGCCAGAGGAAGTCGCACTTGCACTCCGTCATCAGATTGCGTCCTATGCGCGGATTAATGAGGTGGATGAATGA
- a CDS encoding GNAT family N-acetyltransferase: MYFYLVAKMGDVIVGTISYGPCGKEIRECTEGRLNDIGELGSLYVLPDVQGQGIGSALILALVTELQRLGIQQFCLDSGYQIAQKKWQRKFGEPYVVANNYWGEGTDHMVWLCEVQNFIVK, from the coding sequence GTGTATTTTTACCTCGTCGCCAAAATGGGAGATGTTATTGTAGGCACAATCTCGTATGGACCGTGTGGTAAGGAGATTCGAGAATGTACAGAGGGCCGGCTGAACGATATCGGAGAACTGGGTAGCCTGTACGTGTTGCCCGATGTTCAAGGTCAGGGGATTGGTTCAGCGCTCATTCTCGCACTGGTTACTGAACTGCAGCGGCTGGGAATTCAGCAATTCTGCCTGGATAGCGGTTACCAGATCGCACAGAAGAAGTGGCAACGCAAATTCGGTGAACCCTATGTCGTGGCGAACAACTATTGGGGCGAAGGAACAGATCATATGGTTTGGTTATGTGAAGTACAGAATTTTATAGTAAAATGA
- a CDS encoding NUDIX domain-containing protein, translating into MATAFLSNGSDMLMMKKAGNRLFDFEFWGGIGGHLEQGELNAPMSASYREIEEETGFKQEDVEHFRLRYILLEVNGGEIWQQFVYFGETTHRHFMPSDEGELFWIPLDEVLDLHSSILIKATLRHYLQHPGAEDIWIGNVQSGTDLKGTPQVIWNRMQETKSFESKGVINNVEI; encoded by the coding sequence ATGGCTACAGCGTTTTTGAGCAATGGCTCAGACATGCTGATGATGAAGAAGGCGGGTAACAGATTGTTTGATTTTGAATTCTGGGGTGGCATTGGCGGACATCTGGAACAAGGGGAACTGAACGCACCCATGAGCGCCAGCTATCGGGAGATTGAAGAAGAAACCGGATTCAAGCAAGAAGATGTCGAACACTTTCGTCTTCGGTATATTCTGTTGGAAGTTAACGGTGGTGAGATTTGGCAGCAGTTTGTATATTTCGGAGAGACCACGCATCGACATTTTATGCCCTCGGATGAAGGCGAGTTATTCTGGATACCGCTGGATGAGGTACTAGACTTACATTCGTCTATTCTGATCAAAGCAACGCTCAGGCACTATTTACAACATCCGGGAGCAGAAGACATCTGGATTGGCAACGTTCAGAGCGGAACAGACCTAAAGGGCACTCCACAGGTAATATGGAATAGAATGCAGGAAACGAAATCATTTGAGTCAAAGGGGGTTATCAATAATGTTGAAATATAG